In one window of Nitrospinota bacterium DNA:
- a CDS encoding thiazole synthase → MLRLGGKDLSSRFLIGTARYPSPDAMRQAIEASGSQVVTVSLRRYGSGKWDSNAFLNLLKEMKLNILPNTAGCYSVKDALTVSRMAREVFNTDWIKLEVIGDDYNLQPDPFGTVEAAKILIKEGFEVFPYMTDDLVFAERLLDAGCKVLMPWAAPIGSGRGPANPHSLKTFRSRFKDVPCIIDAGLGKPSHAAAVMEMGFDGVLLNTAVSLARDPVEMARAFAMAIEAGRKAYQSGMMPEREFATPSTPVVGTPFWHQEKK, encoded by the coding sequence ATGTTGCGTTTGGGCGGCAAGGATTTATCCAGCAGGTTTCTCATCGGCACCGCGCGCTACCCCTCGCCGGATGCGATGCGCCAGGCGATAGAGGCATCCGGCTCCCAAGTGGTCACCGTGTCGCTCCGCCGGTACGGCAGCGGCAAGTGGGATAGCAACGCGTTCCTGAATTTGTTGAAGGAGATGAAGCTCAACATCCTGCCGAACACCGCCGGATGCTACAGCGTGAAAGACGCGCTGACGGTGTCGCGGATGGCGCGCGAAGTGTTCAACACCGATTGGATAAAGCTGGAGGTCATCGGCGACGACTATAATCTCCAGCCCGATCCATTCGGCACGGTGGAAGCGGCCAAGATACTCATCAAGGAAGGCTTTGAAGTATTCCCCTACATGACGGACGACCTCGTCTTCGCCGAGCGGCTTTTGGACGCCGGCTGCAAAGTGCTGATGCCGTGGGCGGCCCCCATCGGCAGCGGGCGCGGCCCGGCAAATCCCCATTCGTTAAAGACATTCCGCAGCCGGTTCAAGGATGTTCCCTGCATCATCGACGCGGGGCTGGGAAAGCCGAGCCACGCCGCGGCGGTGATGGAGATGGGATTCGACGGCGTGCTGCTGAACACCGCCGTTTCGCTGGCGCGGGATCCGGTGGAGATGGCCCGCGCCTTCGCGATGGCGATAGAGGCGGGGCGCAAGGCATATCAGTCCGGCATGATGCCGGAGCGCGAGTTCGCCACCCCCTCCACCCCCGTGGTCGGTACGCCGTTCTGGCACCAAGAAAAAAAATAA
- a CDS encoding insulinase family protein encodes METFEHKLTILPGKLRCLTIPVPTARSMTLLVLVRVGSRHETRETNGISHFMEHMFFKGAKKYPDTMAVAGAIDGAGGSFNAFTGEEIVGYYVKISAGRKEIAYDVLSDMLLHAKFDAAEIARERGVVIEEIRMHHDDPQNQVYQDFHRLIFGDQPLGWDIAGTEELVTAMTHDHFAEHHRRYYYGANTVITAAGGITPAEHEALCEKYFRFAAAGDAPATPPLYVRQAADRMFIRERDTEQAHFVFGFPACAAETEDEKVLKVASVILGGSMSSRLFYQIRERRGLAYYVNASFSSYQDTGVFQISAGVNLDKIQDALKYALEEMDKLKREPVTDEELARSKENIKGHTDLALEDSRRIASLYGVRELLYNNIKTPEMLAAEVDSVTAEQIQAVAQRYFTDADMKLAVVGPLKRDDSWEKVFHLFA; translated from the coding sequence ATGGAAACATTCGAACACAAGCTCACGATCCTTCCGGGAAAACTCCGCTGCCTCACCATACCGGTGCCGACCGCCCGCTCCATGACGCTGCTGGTGCTGGTGCGGGTGGGAAGCCGCCACGAAACAAGGGAAACCAACGGCATCTCGCACTTCATGGAACACATGTTTTTCAAGGGGGCGAAAAAATACCCCGACACGATGGCGGTGGCCGGCGCCATCGACGGCGCGGGGGGGAGCTTTAACGCCTTCACCGGCGAGGAGATCGTCGGCTACTACGTCAAAATATCGGCCGGGCGCAAGGAAATCGCCTACGACGTGCTTTCGGACATGCTGCTGCACGCCAAATTCGACGCGGCGGAGATCGCCCGCGAGCGGGGAGTGGTCATCGAGGAAATCCGGATGCACCATGACGACCCGCAAAACCAGGTATATCAGGATTTCCACCGCCTTATCTTCGGCGACCAGCCGCTCGGCTGGGACATCGCCGGTACCGAGGAACTGGTGACGGCCATGACGCACGATCACTTCGCGGAACACCACCGCCGCTACTACTACGGCGCGAATACGGTGATCACCGCCGCCGGCGGCATCACGCCGGCCGAGCACGAGGCGCTGTGCGAAAAATATTTCCGCTTTGCCGCCGCGGGGGACGCCCCCGCCACGCCGCCCCTGTATGTGCGGCAGGCGGCGGACCGGATGTTCATCCGCGAGCGGGATACCGAGCAGGCCCACTTCGTTTTCGGCTTTCCCGCATGCGCGGCGGAAACCGAGGACGAAAAGGTGCTGAAAGTCGCCTCCGTGATTTTGGGCGGCTCGATGAGTTCCCGCCTTTTTTACCAGATACGCGAGCGGCGCGGGCTGGCCTATTACGTCAACGCGTCGTTCTCCTCCTACCAGGACACCGGCGTGTTCCAGATAAGCGCCGGGGTGAACCTGGACAAGATACAGGACGCCCTCAAATACGCGCTGGAGGAGATGGACAAGCTCAAGCGGGAGCCGGTGACGGACGAAGAACTGGCGCGCTCCAAGGAAAACATCAAGGGCCATACCGATCTGGCGCTGGAGGACAGCCGCCGCATCGCCAGCCTCTACGGCGTACGCGAACTGCTGTACAACAACATCAAGACCCCGGAAATGCTGGCCGCCGAGGTGGATAGCGTGACGGCGGAGCAGATTCAGGCCGTGGCGCAACGCTATTTCACCGACGCGGACATGAAGCTCGCCGTCGTCGGCCCCTTAAAGCGGGACGACTCATGGGAAAAGGTTTTCCACCTCTTCGCCTGA
- the coaD gene encoding pantetheine-phosphate adenylyltransferase codes for MKAVYPGTFDPITNGHLDLITRSLSVFDSIIVAVAVNPAKKPLFAVKERVGLIRTATAGHKGRVLVEAFDNLLVDFCVSRGVHTVVRGLRAVSDFEYELQLSQMNRKINKKVEAVFMMPSEEYTFISSKIIKEVAGLGGDVSALVPPAVANALRRKLGVKGRK; via the coding sequence ATGAAAGCGGTATATCCGGGGACGTTCGACCCGATCACCAACGGCCATCTCGACCTCATCACCCGCTCGCTCTCCGTGTTCGATTCCATTATCGTGGCGGTGGCGGTGAACCCGGCCAAGAAACCGCTCTTCGCCGTGAAGGAGCGGGTGGGGCTCATCCGCACGGCCACCGCCGGGCACAAAGGCCGCGTACTGGTGGAGGCGTTTGACAACCTGTTGGTCGATTTCTGCGTGTCGCGCGGCGTTCACACGGTGGTGCGCGGCCTGCGCGCCGTTTCGGATTTCGAATACGAATTGCAATTGAGCCAGATGAACCGGAAAATAAACAAAAAGGTGGAAGCGGTCTTCATGATGCCGAGCGAGGAGTACACCTTCATCAGCTCGAAGATCATTAAAGAGGTGGCGGGGCTGGGGGGCGACGTGTCGGCGCTCGTGCCGCCCGCGGTCGCCAATGCGCTGCGGCGCAAGCTGGGCGTCAAGGGGAGGAAATGA
- a CDS encoding transketolase family protein, with protein MAEMLALRDYYGKTVAELGKTNKDIVVLDADLSGSTRTSTFAKAFPERFFNMGVAEQDMIGTAAGLAAGGKIPFASTFAIFASGRAWEQVRQAVGYPHQNVKIIATHGGITVGPDGPSHQAGEDIALMRAIPGLTVIMPADAHETAAAVRWAAAYIGPVYIRLTRDKFPVVFNESKTFAPGKGDQLKKGTDVTFVACGLMTSIALEAAALLGKEGISAGVVNMASIKPIDHGLVLQAAAESGALVAAEEHSVIGGLGSAVAELVAENNPVPVIRVGIQDDYISSGAPEELLEACGFTAAGLADAARRAVQLKKQAASR; from the coding sequence ATGGCCGAGATGTTGGCGCTGCGCGATTACTACGGCAAGACCGTTGCCGAACTGGGAAAAACCAACAAGGATATCGTGGTGCTGGACGCCGACCTTTCCGGCAGCACCCGCACCTCGACGTTTGCCAAAGCGTTCCCGGAACGCTTTTTCAACATGGGCGTCGCCGAGCAGGATATGATCGGCACCGCCGCGGGGCTTGCCGCCGGCGGCAAGATACCGTTCGCTTCCACCTTCGCCATTTTCGCCTCCGGGCGGGCGTGGGAACAGGTGCGGCAGGCGGTCGGCTACCCGCACCAGAATGTCAAGATCATCGCCACTCACGGCGGCATCACCGTCGGGCCGGACGGCCCCTCGCACCAGGCGGGGGAGGACATCGCGCTGATGCGCGCCATTCCCGGCCTGACCGTTATCATGCCGGCCGACGCCCATGAAACCGCGGCGGCGGTCCGCTGGGCGGCGGCGTACATCGGGCCGGTCTACATCCGCCTCACGCGCGACAAGTTTCCGGTGGTGTTTAACGAATCCAAAACATTTGCCCCCGGCAAAGGGGATCAATTGAAGAAGGGGACGGATGTTACCTTCGTCGCCTGCGGACTGATGACGAGCATCGCGCTGGAAGCCGCCGCGCTCCTTGGGAAGGAAGGGATTTCGGCGGGGGTGGTCAACATGGCCTCCATCAAGCCGATTGACCACGGCCTCGTTCTTCAGGCGGCGGCGGAAAGCGGCGCATTGGTGGCCGCCGAAGAGCATAGCGTCATCGGCGGCTTGGGGAGCGCCGTGGCGGAATTGGTGGCCGAAAACAATCCGGTGCCGGTGATCCGCGTGGGCATACAGGACGATTACATTTCGTCCGGCGCGCCCGAAGAGCTTCTGGAGGCCTGCGGGTTCACCGCCGCGGGGCTGGCCGATGCCGCCCGCCGCGCGGTACAATTGAAGAAACAAGCGGCCTCCCGCTGA
- the fliJ gene encoding flagellar export protein FliJ: MFKFRLQSVLDHRNRQEEEKQRELALVNAEQVHARGALAALEQGRAENAAALTALLRTAHDPKVLRLYDDFLQGRDADIRWKARELEQIGERLRAKQLELQEYLRRRKTLEIYRERMKAAYEKEEKKREVKFTDEVAQMMWFREQAQ; the protein is encoded by the coding sequence ATGTTCAAATTCCGGCTGCAAAGCGTCCTTGACCACCGGAATCGGCAGGAAGAGGAAAAGCAGCGCGAGTTGGCGTTGGTGAACGCCGAACAGGTTCATGCCCGGGGCGCCCTCGCCGCGCTGGAACAGGGGCGCGCCGAAAACGCCGCCGCCCTCACCGCATTGCTCCGCACCGCGCATGACCCGAAGGTGTTGCGGCTGTATGACGACTTTTTGCAGGGGCGCGACGCCGACATCCGCTGGAAGGCGCGCGAGCTGGAGCAGATCGGCGAACGGCTGCGGGCAAAGCAGCTTGAATTGCAGGAATATCTGCGCCGCCGCAAGACGCTGGAGATTTACCGCGAGCGGATGAAAGCGGCCTATGAAAAAGAGGAAAAAAAGCGCGAAGTGAAATTCACCGACGAGGTGGCGCAGATGATGTGGTTCAGGGAGCAGGCGCAATGA
- a CDS encoding FAD-dependent oxidoreductase — MGKGNTCGIAGAGIMGRLTGYLLAKKGWRVTLFDDGDLAATGSTSYAAAGMIAPYCELEYAEPVVARLGNPSLAMWQKLLPQIGGDVYCQAAGSLVISHPQDRAELMRLVRKMDEHTGDLVMQRVEGAELRELEPDLDDAFMDGLYLPLEGQIDSRRLLVVLGEWLQKYATLNLGVHVRSADDGRIETDIGAFEFDMVLDTRGLKGKTQLPGLRGVRGELVWVHAPEVRLNRPVRMMHPRYPIYVVPRPGGQFILGATAIDDEDLSPISVRGTLELLSAAYAMHSGFSEGRVIETMTQCRPAFSNNLPRIRHGGRLIRVNGLYRHGYLFSPKIAELVISLIEGGTPDAAFAELYEGHL; from the coding sequence ATGGGTAAAGGAAATACGTGCGGCATCGCGGGCGCGGGCATCATGGGACGGCTGACCGGCTACTTGCTGGCCAAAAAGGGGTGGCGCGTAACGCTGTTTGACGACGGCGATCTGGCGGCCACCGGCAGCACCAGTTACGCGGCGGCGGGCATGATTGCCCCCTATTGCGAATTGGAGTACGCTGAGCCGGTGGTGGCGCGCCTTGGCAATCCGTCGCTCGCCATGTGGCAAAAGCTCCTGCCGCAAATTGGCGGGGACGTCTATTGCCAGGCGGCCGGCAGCTTGGTTATCTCGCACCCGCAGGACCGCGCCGAATTGATGCGGCTGGTGCGCAAGATGGACGAACATACCGGCGACCTGGTTATGCAGCGCGTGGAAGGGGCCGAACTCCGCGAATTGGAACCGGACCTCGATGACGCGTTTATGGACGGCCTTTATCTGCCGTTGGAAGGGCAGATCGATTCGCGCAGACTGCTCGTGGTGCTGGGCGAATGGCTGCAAAAATACGCCACGCTCAATTTGGGCGTTCATGTGCGCTCAGCGGACGATGGCCGCATCGAGACCGATATTGGGGCGTTCGAATTTGACATGGTGCTTGATACACGCGGGCTGAAGGGCAAGACGCAGCTTCCCGGTTTGCGCGGCGTACGCGGCGAACTGGTGTGGGTGCACGCGCCGGAGGTTCGGCTGAACCGCCCGGTGCGGATGATGCATCCGCGTTATCCCATCTACGTGGTGCCGCGCCCCGGCGGGCAGTTCATCCTTGGCGCCACCGCCATCGATGACGAGGATCTCAGCCCCATATCGGTGCGCGGCACGCTGGAGCTGCTCTCCGCCGCCTATGCGATGCACAGCGGATTTTCCGAGGGGCGCGTTATCGAAACCATGACGCAGTGCCGCCCCGCGTTTTCCAACAACCTGCCAAGAATCCGCCACGGGGGAAGGCTTATCCGCGTGAACGGCCTGTACCGGCACGGCTACCTCTTTTCCCCGAAAATTGCCGAACTGGTGATAAGCCTGATTGAAGGGGGAACACCCGACGCGGCGTTCGCGGAACTGTACGAAGGGCATTTATGA
- the thiS gene encoding sulfur carrier protein ThiS, with the protein MKLVISGEAREIDGVENVAQLVASLGGDMRFCSVALNGEFVPRGDYEKTKVGESDDIEIVTPFPGG; encoded by the coding sequence ATGAAGCTGGTTATCAGCGGCGAAGCCCGTGAAATCGACGGCGTGGAGAATGTCGCTCAGCTTGTTGCATCGCTGGGGGGGGATATGCGGTTTTGTTCCGTGGCGCTCAATGGCGAGTTTGTTCCCCGTGGTGATTATGAAAAAACAAAAGTGGGCGAATCGGACGATATCGAGATCGTCACGCCCTTTCCCGGAGGTTGA
- a CDS encoding pyridoxal phosphate-dependent aminotransferase, with product MDSFEESATMEVAGRITALNAKGKDIISFAAGEPDFDVPEPAKEAAIKAIREGKNKYAPVAGNDQIKTAIVEFTRRQLDVDYAKSQCIVSMGAKHSLYNISQVLFDEWDEVIIFSPYWVTYPSQVLLAGAKPVFVNCRPENGFNPDMDELKSKITSATKAIILNSPCNPTGAVYSNETIRKIADIAVDDDIYLISDEIYDAIVYDGHKHLSPVQLGADVKERTILVNGMSKSFSMTGWRLGYALGPEPIIKAMVKLQSQSTSNPVTPLMLAAAEALKDMSFLVPRMAEFKKRRDIIVGALNSIDGVSCVVPKGAFYAFPNFNGWLGKSFEGEVIRDSAQLANLLIDHAGVGPVPGVAFGAEGYLRFSYALATDRIEEGMRRLKAFGERLA from the coding sequence ATGGATTCATTCGAAGAATCGGCCACGATGGAAGTGGCGGGACGGATAACGGCGCTGAACGCGAAGGGGAAGGACATCATAAGCTTCGCCGCGGGCGAGCCGGATTTCGACGTGCCGGAACCGGCAAAGGAAGCCGCCATCAAGGCGATACGCGAAGGGAAAAACAAATACGCCCCCGTCGCCGGCAACGACCAGATAAAGACCGCCATCGTCGAGTTTACCCGGCGCCAGCTTGACGTCGATTACGCCAAGAGCCAGTGCATCGTCTCGATGGGGGCCAAACACTCGCTCTACAACATCTCGCAGGTGCTGTTCGACGAGTGGGACGAAGTCATCATCTTCTCCCCTTACTGGGTTACCTATCCCAGCCAGGTGCTGCTGGCGGGGGCCAAGCCGGTCTTTGTGAACTGCCGCCCCGAAAACGGATTCAATCCCGACATGGACGAGCTGAAATCGAAGATCACATCCGCCACCAAGGCGATCATCCTCAACTCGCCGTGCAACCCCACCGGGGCGGTTTACAGCAACGAAACGATCCGCAAGATCGCCGACATCGCCGTGGATGACGACATCTACCTCATATCGGACGAGATATACGACGCCATCGTCTATGACGGCCACAAGCACCTCTCCCCCGTGCAGTTGGGGGCGGACGTGAAGGAGCGCACCATTCTGGTGAACGGCATGTCCAAGAGCTTTTCCATGACCGGCTGGCGGCTCGGCTACGCGCTGGGGCCGGAGCCGATCATCAAGGCGATGGTGAAGCTGCAAAGCCAGTCCACCAGCAACCCCGTTACGCCGCTGATGCTGGCGGCGGCGGAAGCGCTGAAGGATATGTCGTTCCTCGTGCCGCGCATGGCGGAATTCAAAAAGCGGCGCGACATCATCGTCGGCGCGCTCAATTCGATTGATGGCGTTTCGTGCGTCGTCCCGAAAGGGGCGTTCTACGCGTTCCCCAATTTCAACGGCTGGCTCGGCAAGAGCTTCGAAGGCGAGGTCATCCGCGATTCGGCGCAATTGGCGAATCTGCTGATCGACCACGCGGGGGTCGGGCCGGTGCCGGGCGTGGCGTTCGGCGCGGAAGGCTATCTGCGCTTCAGTTACGCGCTGGCCACCGACCGCATTGAAGAGGGGATGCGCCGCCTGAAAGCCTTCGGCGAACGCCTGGCGTAA
- the thiE gene encoding thiamine phosphate synthase, protein MRHPNVKDGRKSPFVIAAGEYGIDRPGSLECDERTLDALDMALRPAITSSMVMIPGEPVHLSLTHPDDLLDDLDAALDEAGARPVMKVGPVHDEGHLAVLLHALEGAEARVILDGDVFASLSENHLDAETTAFIKKNVFPVTALFTPDIDEAEQLLNRPITGYEQMALAAEEIAGMGPKAVLLKGGQLPGGTAVFDYFTDGTDRYWVATNRLPPQRVSEHKGMIANLAAAIAAGLAHGLEMRDAVVMARGFMQRAYRAGVEEPPPFPCEPVDFPWVARHPVSGQPPFPVIEGPWPDFYPIVDSFDWVKRLAACGVKTIQLRVKNLEGAALEDGIQKSVALCREKNIRLFINDFWRLALRHGAYGVHLGQEDIVTADTAAIRAAGLRLGVSTHCYHEAAVAHGLRPSYIALGPIYPTKIKAMPFPPQGADTLKLWKKLFGYPLAAIGGITLERAGVVLDAGADMVSVITDVTQHSDPEARARAWLKRLGGQGCI, encoded by the coding sequence GTGCGCCACCCCAACGTAAAGGACGGACGGAAGTCCCCCTTCGTCATCGCCGCCGGCGAGTATGGTATCGACCGGCCCGGCAGCCTCGAATGCGACGAGCGGACGCTCGATGCGCTCGACATGGCGTTGCGGCCCGCCATCACGTCGTCCATGGTAATGATTCCCGGCGAGCCGGTGCATCTTTCGCTCACCCACCCGGACGATCTTCTTGATGACCTCGATGCCGCGCTGGACGAGGCGGGGGCGCGCCCGGTCATGAAGGTGGGGCCAGTGCATGATGAAGGGCATCTCGCCGTGCTGCTCCACGCGCTGGAAGGGGCGGAGGCGCGCGTTATTTTGGATGGCGATGTTTTCGCATCGCTTTCGGAAAACCATCTGGATGCCGAGACCACCGCGTTTATCAAGAAGAACGTTTTTCCCGTCACCGCTCTTTTCACCCCCGATATTGACGAGGCCGAGCAGTTGCTGAATCGGCCGATTACCGGTTACGAACAGATGGCGCTGGCCGCCGAAGAGATTGCGGGCATGGGGCCGAAGGCGGTGCTGCTGAAAGGGGGGCAACTGCCGGGGGGAACCGCCGTCTTTGATTATTTCACCGATGGGACGGACCGTTATTGGGTCGCCACCAACAGGCTGCCGCCGCAACGGGTGTCGGAACACAAAGGGATGATCGCCAACCTTGCCGCCGCCATCGCGGCCGGTTTGGCGCACGGCCTTGAAATGCGCGACGCGGTTGTCATGGCGCGCGGCTTCATGCAGCGGGCCTACCGCGCCGGGGTGGAGGAGCCGCCGCCGTTTCCCTGCGAACCGGTGGATTTTCCGTGGGTGGCGCGGCATCCCGTTTCCGGACAGCCGCCGTTTCCCGTCATCGAGGGGCCGTGGCCCGATTTCTATCCGATTGTCGATTCGTTTGATTGGGTGAAGCGGCTGGCGGCGTGTGGCGTGAAGACCATCCAGCTCCGCGTGAAAAATCTGGAAGGGGCCGCGTTGGAAGACGGGATACAAAAGAGCGTGGCGTTATGCCGCGAAAAAAACATCCGGCTTTTTATAAACGATTTTTGGCGGCTTGCCCTGCGGCATGGCGCGTATGGGGTGCATCTGGGGCAGGAGGATATTGTAACCGCCGATACCGCCGCCATCCGCGCGGCGGGGCTGCGGCTGGGCGTCAGCACGCATTGCTATCACGAGGCGGCGGTGGCGCACGGTCTGCGCCCCAGCTATATCGCGCTCGGTCCCATCTATCCCACGAAGATCAAGGCGATGCCCTTTCCCCCGCAGGGGGCGGATACGCTAAAACTCTGGAAAAAGCTGTTCGGTTATCCGCTTGCCGCCATCGGGGGGATAACGCTGGAGCGCGCCGGTGTAGTGCTGGATGCGGGAGCGGATATGGTTTCCGTCATCACCGACGTTACCCAACATTCCGATCCCGAAGCCCGCGCCCGCGCCTGGCTTAAGCGGCTTGGCGGCCAAGGTTGCATTTAA
- a CDS encoding transketolase, which translates to MNDVTELKEIARRMRVDILTMIHAAGSGHPGGSLSAIDMLVALYCGAMDHGPDRKKSDRRDKFVLSKGHGAPALYAVLAECGYFGREHLKTLRQYESILSGHPYAPSTPGVEITTGSLGQGLSQANGLALANRLDGRDTFVYAMMGDGETQEGQIWEAAMSAAHFKLGNLIAFLDNNELQIDGFVCDIMGIEPIGKKWEAFGWHVQEIDGHDFGQIFAAIDNAKKVTGKPSLIWAHTVKGKGVSFMERLAKWHGTAPSTDELNKALAELGEKA; encoded by the coding sequence ATAAACGACGTTACAGAGCTTAAGGAAATTGCGCGCCGGATGCGCGTCGATATCCTTACCATGATCCATGCGGCCGGCAGCGGACACCCGGGCGGTTCCCTCTCGGCCATCGATATGCTGGTGGCCCTTTATTGTGGCGCGATGGATCACGGTCCGGACCGCAAAAAGAGCGATCGGCGCGACAAGTTCGTCCTTTCCAAGGGGCATGGCGCCCCGGCGCTTTACGCCGTCTTGGCCGAATGCGGTTACTTCGGCAGGGAGCATCTCAAGACCCTGCGTCAATACGAAAGCATTTTGAGCGGCCACCCCTACGCCCCCTCCACCCCCGGCGTCGAGATCACCACCGGCTCGCTGGGGCAGGGGCTTTCGCAGGCCAACGGCCTCGCGCTGGCGAACCGGCTCGACGGACGTGATACCTTCGTCTACGCCATGATGGGGGACGGCGAAACGCAGGAGGGGCAGATTTGGGAAGCGGCCATGTCCGCCGCCCACTTCAAGCTGGGGAACCTTATCGCGTTTCTGGACAACAACGAACTGCAAATCGACGGATTTGTGTGTGACATTATGGGCATCGAGCCGATAGGGAAGAAGTGGGAGGCGTTCGGCTGGCATGTGCAGGAAATCGACGGCCACGACTTCGGGCAGATTTTCGCCGCCATCGACAACGCCAAAAAAGTGACCGGTAAGCCGTCGCTCATTTGGGCGCACACGGTGAAGGGTAAAGGAGTTTCGTTTATGGAGCGGTTGGCCAAGTGGCACGGCACCGCCCCCAGCACGGACGAGTTGAACAAGGCGCTGGCCGAGCTTGGGGAGAAGGCGTAA
- a CDS encoding FliI/YscN family ATPase has protein sequence MNVDLAKYRQALTQAANIVPVGQVTRIIGLVIEGDGPDVPVGSMCRIYPRGEGTVVDAEVVGFRDGRILMMPLAAPQGISPRCRIEALAGRAVVKVDENILGRVLDGLGNPLDGKGPLRCADEMPLYADPINPVNRKRIHQPLDLGVRAVNGLLTCGRGQRSGIMAGTGVGKSVLMGMMSKRTDADVTVIGFVGERGREVREFIDKNLGEDGLRRSVLVTATSDNTPLVRLRAAYTATAIAEYFRKRGKDVLLMIDSLTRFAMAQREIGLSIGEPPATKGYTPSVFALLPRLLERAGAGAENEGSITGIYTVLVEGDDLGEPVSDASRAILDGHIILSRALASRGHYPAIDVLGSISRVMIDVTSEEHRKLSKTLFRTLAIYKEAEDLINIGAYVKGSNPDIDFAIQKYPQINAFLEQGIGERSDLADTLRRLKEIF, from the coding sequence ATGAACGTCGATTTGGCGAAATACCGGCAGGCGCTCACGCAGGCCGCGAATATCGTTCCGGTGGGACAAGTTACCCGCATTATCGGTCTCGTCATCGAAGGCGACGGGCCGGACGTGCCGGTCGGCTCCATGTGCCGCATTTACCCGCGCGGCGAAGGAACGGTGGTGGACGCCGAAGTGGTCGGGTTCCGCGACGGGCGGATACTGATGATGCCGCTGGCCGCCCCGCAGGGGATATCCCCGCGCTGCCGCATCGAGGCGCTGGCCGGACGCGCCGTGGTGAAAGTGGACGAAAACATCTTGGGGCGCGTACTGGACGGCCTTGGCAATCCCCTTGATGGAAAAGGGCCGTTGCGTTGCGCGGATGAAATGCCGCTGTACGCCGACCCGATAAACCCCGTAAACCGGAAGCGGATTCACCAGCCGCTCGATCTCGGCGTACGCGCCGTGAACGGGCTGCTCACCTGCGGCCGCGGCCAGCGCAGCGGCATCATGGCCGGCACCGGCGTGGGTAAATCGGTATTGATGGGAATGATGTCAAAAAGGACCGACGCCGACGTGACGGTGATCGGGTTCGTCGGCGAGCGCGGCAGGGAAGTGCGTGAATTTATCGACAAAAATCTGGGGGAGGACGGCTTGCGCCGCTCGGTGCTGGTGACCGCCACCTCCGATAACACCCCCTTGGTCCGCCTGCGGGCCGCGTATACCGCCACCGCCATCGCGGAATATTTCCGCAAGCGGGGGAAGGACGTGCTGCTGATGATAGATTCGCTCACCCGTTTCGCGATGGCGCAGCGGGAGATCGGGCTTTCCATCGGCGAGCCTCCCGCCACGAAAGGGTACACCCCCAGCGTGTTCGCCCTGCTGCCGCGCCTGCTGGAACGCGCCGGCGCGGGCGCCGAAAACGAAGGGAGCATCACCGGCATCTACACGGTGCTGGTGGAAGGGGACGATTTGGGCGAACCGGTCTCGGACGCGTCGCGCGCCATACTGGACGGCCATATCATCCTTTCCCGCGCGCTCGCGTCGCGGGGCCACTACCCGGCCATCGACGTGCTGGGAAGCATCAGCCGGGTGATGATCGACGTGACCTCCGAAGAGCACCGGAAATTGTCCAAAACGCTGTTCCGCACGCTGGCCATCTACAAAGAGGCGGAAGACCTCATCAACATCGGCGCGTATGTGAAGGGGAGCAACCCCGATATCGATTTCGCCATACAAAAATATCCGCAGATCAACGCCTTCCTCGAACAGGGGATCGGCGAGCGCTCCGATTTGGCCGACACGCTGCGGCGGCTTAAGGAGATTTTCTGA